A region from the Janthinobacterium agaricidamnosum genome encodes:
- the coaE gene encoding dephospho-CoA kinase (Dephospho-CoA kinase (CoaE) performs the final step in coenzyme A biosynthesis.), which produces MQLQNAPYFSVGLTGGIGCGKSTVADLFAARGASIVDTDQIAHSLTAPNGAAMPALVAEFGPGYADARGALDRTKMRNLVFSDAAAKAKLEAILHPRIRQATLEAAAAATGSYVIFAVPLLVESGGWVERVNRVLVIDCLESLQVSRVMARNGLSEEQVKAIMATQATRAMRLAAADDVIDNNGDLAALAPQIAQLHDLYLAFSKRMAGIGPQRL; this is translated from the coding sequence ATGCAATTACAAAACGCCCCCTATTTCAGCGTCGGACTCACCGGCGGCATCGGTTGCGGCAAGAGCACGGTGGCCGACCTGTTCGCCGCGCGCGGCGCCTCCATCGTCGACACCGACCAGATCGCACACAGCCTGACGGCGCCCAATGGCGCGGCCATGCCAGCTCTGGTGGCGGAATTTGGCCCCGGCTACGCCGATGCGCGCGGCGCCCTCGACCGTACAAAAATGCGCAACCTCGTGTTTTCCGACGCCGCCGCCAAGGCGAAACTGGAAGCCATCCTGCACCCACGCATCCGCCAGGCCACCCTGGAAGCGGCCGCCGCAGCAACGGGCAGCTACGTGATCTTTGCCGTGCCCCTGCTGGTCGAGTCCGGCGGCTGGGTGGAGCGGGTCAACCGCGTACTGGTCATCGATTGCCTGGAAAGCCTGCAAGTGTCGCGCGTGATGGCGCGCAATGGCTTATCGGAAGAACAAGTCAAAGCCATCATGGCCACGCAGGCCACGCGTGCCATGCGCCTGGCGGCGGCGGACGATGTGATCGACAATAATGGCGATTTGGCGGCCCTGGCGCCGCAGATTGCCCAGTTGCACGATTTATATCTGGCATTTTCAAAAAGAATGGCTGGAATCGGGCCGCAACGTTTGTAA
- the zapD gene encoding cell division protein ZapD — MIVYEYPFNERIRTLLRLEDLYDKFKFFIQQEHAMQHHVALATIFDMLEVAGRADLKSDLLQELERQRQSLLGYRSNPNVEPETLDAILGELDSVSGALVAAQGKTGQNIRDNEWLMSIRGRTIIPGGACEFDLPSYFAWQKRSCEQRLTDIHAWFAPLAPLFDALALVLRLLRDSGGPVKLIANGGSYQQMLQGKVYQMLRLSLDENSGAIPEISANKYMLWVRFTTQGGDLKPKPLEEDVPFELTLCNF, encoded by the coding sequence TTGATTGTCTACGAATACCCTTTCAACGAACGCATACGTACCTTGTTGCGGCTGGAAGACCTGTACGACAAATTCAAGTTCTTCATCCAGCAAGAGCATGCAATGCAGCATCATGTTGCTTTGGCAACTATTTTCGATATGCTTGAAGTGGCCGGCCGCGCCGACCTGAAGTCCGACCTGCTGCAGGAACTCGAGCGCCAGCGCCAGAGCCTGCTGGGCTACCGCAGCAATCCGAACGTGGAGCCGGAAACCCTGGACGCCATCCTCGGCGAACTCGACAGTGTCAGCGGCGCCCTCGTGGCGGCGCAAGGCAAGACGGGCCAGAATATCCGCGACAATGAATGGCTGATGAGCATCCGCGGCCGCACCATCATCCCGGGTGGCGCCTGCGAATTCGACTTGCCCTCGTACTTTGCCTGGCAAAAACGCAGCTGCGAGCAGCGCCTGACCGATATCCACGCGTGGTTCGCCCCGCTGGCGCCCCTGTTCGACGCGCTGGCCCTGGTCTTGCGCCTGCTGCGCGATTCCGGCGGTCCCGTCAAGCTGATCGCCAATGGCGGCAGCTACCAGCAAATGCTGCAAGGCAAGGTGTATCAGATGCTGCGCCTGAGCCTCGATGAAAACAGCGGCGCCATCCCGGAAATTTCCGCCAACAAATACATGCTGTGGGTACGCTTCACTACCCAGGGCGGCGACTTGAAACCCAAGCCGTTGGAAGAAGATGTACCATTCGAGCTCACGCTCTGTAATTTTTAA
- the yacG gene encoding DNA gyrase inhibitor YacG, whose protein sequence is MMTVVNCPTCAAKVEWTEANKYRPFCSERCKQIDLGAWAEEKYTIPAADPFEDPLADEDNKPQ, encoded by the coding sequence ATCATGACCGTCGTTAACTGCCCTACCTGTGCCGCCAAAGTCGAATGGACTGAAGCCAATAAATACCGCCCCTTCTGCTCGGAACGCTGCAAGCAGATCGACCTGGGTGCCTGGGCCGAAGAGAAATACACGATCCCTGCCGCCGATCCGTTCGAAGATCCCCTGGCGGACGAAGACAACAAGCCCCAGTAA
- a CDS encoding type II secretion system F family protein — translation MAAERRFAWKGTDRHGKAAEGVLRAADAGAATVALRRQGILATRVQAARSAPGKAITRKDIALFTRQLSTMMAAGVPLLHAFDIAGKGHAKPAITELMRDLRHDIEAGSSLQQAFRQFPLLFDELYCNLLAAGEQAGIVQDLLARLATHQEKAIALRRQVRGALMYPLVIVLVAIVVTAIIMSVVVPAFRQVFDSFGAPLPLPTLAVMGVSAFLVRYWLVLLAALVLACVLLHLAWRCWPALRRNTQLRALRLPVFGPLLRKAAIARWTRTLAAMFAAGVPLLDSLGLVGAASGHALYQEATARIEREIRAGGSLALAMEHSGVFPPLLTQLALIGEESGALDAMLSRAAEIIEADIDATVATLSALLEPALMVVLGVLVGSLVIALYLPIFKLGAVI, via the coding sequence ATGGCGGCCGAGCGGCGCTTTGCATGGAAGGGCACGGACCGCCATGGCAAGGCGGCCGAAGGCGTCTTGCGCGCCGCCGACGCCGGCGCAGCCACGGTCGCGCTAAGACGCCAGGGCATCCTGGCCACCCGGGTGCAGGCTGCGCGCAGCGCGCCGGGCAAGGCCATCACGCGCAAGGATATTGCCCTGTTCACGCGCCAGCTGTCGACCATGATGGCGGCCGGCGTGCCGCTGCTGCACGCCTTCGACATCGCCGGCAAGGGGCACGCCAAACCCGCGATCACCGAGCTGATGCGCGACCTGCGCCACGACATCGAAGCGGGCAGCAGCCTGCAGCAAGCGTTCCGCCAGTTTCCCCTGCTGTTTGACGAGCTGTATTGCAACCTGCTGGCGGCGGGCGAACAGGCCGGCATCGTGCAGGACTTGCTGGCGCGCCTGGCCACGCATCAGGAAAAAGCCATCGCCTTGCGGCGGCAGGTGCGCGGCGCGCTGATGTATCCGCTGGTCATCGTACTCGTCGCCATCGTTGTCACGGCCATCATCATGAGCGTGGTCGTGCCCGCCTTCCGCCAGGTCTTCGACAGCTTCGGCGCGCCCTTGCCGTTGCCCACCCTGGCCGTCATGGGCGTGTCCGCCTTTCTGGTCCGCTACTGGCTGGTCTTGCTGGCAGCGCTCGTGCTCGCTTGCGTGCTGCTGCACCTGGCCTGGCGCTGCTGGCCCGCCTTAAGACGCAACACGCAACTGCGGGCACTGCGCCTGCCCGTGTTCGGCCCGCTCCTGCGCAAGGCGGCAATCGCCCGCTGGACGCGCACCCTGGCCGCCATGTTCGCCGCCGGCGTGCCGCTGCTCGACTCGCTGGGCCTCGTGGGCGCCGCCTCCGGCCACGCGCTATACCAGGAAGCGACAGCGCGCATCGAGCGTGAAATCCGCGCCGGCGGCAGCCTGGCCCTGGCCATGGAGCACAGCGGCGTGTTTCCCCCGCTGCTGACGCAACTGGCCCTGATCGGCGAGGAATCGGGCGCGCTCGACGCCATGCTGTCGCGGGCGGCCGAGATCATCGAGGCGGACATCGACGCCACCGTCGCCACCCTGTCGGCCCTGCTGGAACCGGCGCTGATGGTGGTGCTGGGTGTGCTCGTCGGCTCCCTCGTGATTGCCCTGTATTTGCCGATTTTCAAGCTGGGGGCCGTGATTTGA
- a CDS encoding prepilin peptidase, which produces MLQDTLLFAAPGNLPVALVAALFGLIVGSFLNVVIHRVPKMMERDSANYVAEESGLPLPHTDRYNLMLPHSNCTACGHRITAKENIPVISYLLLRGKCSACKAPISVRYPLVELLTGALSALLIWHFGSGWTGLATLVFAWLLIAMTFIDADTQMLPDDLTFPLLWAGLLVNINGTFVPLQDAVIGAAAGYLALWAVYWAFKLATGKEGMGYGDFKLLAALGAWLGWTMLPTIILLSSVVGAVVGIGLIVFAKRGRDKPIPFGPYLAAAGLIALLYGTPLSRLTLGLTG; this is translated from the coding sequence ATGCTGCAAGATACCCTGCTGTTCGCCGCGCCCGGCAATTTGCCCGTCGCCCTCGTCGCCGCCCTGTTCGGCCTGATCGTCGGCAGCTTCCTCAACGTGGTGATCCACCGCGTGCCGAAAATGATGGAGCGCGACTCCGCTAATTACGTGGCGGAAGAAAGCGGCTTGCCCTTGCCGCACACGGACCGCTACAACCTGATGCTGCCGCACTCAAACTGCACCGCTTGCGGCCACCGCATCACGGCCAAGGAAAACATCCCCGTCATCAGCTACCTGCTGCTGCGCGGCAAATGCAGCGCCTGCAAGGCGCCCATCTCCGTGCGCTATCCGCTGGTGGAGCTGCTGACGGGCGCGCTGTCGGCCCTGTTGATCTGGCATTTCGGCAGCGGCTGGACGGGCCTGGCCACGCTCGTGTTTGCCTGGCTGCTGATCGCCATGACCTTCATCGACGCCGACACGCAAATGCTGCCCGACGACCTGACCTTCCCCCTGCTGTGGGCCGGCTTGCTGGTCAACATCAACGGAACTTTCGTGCCGCTGCAGGACGCCGTCATCGGCGCGGCCGCCGGTTATCTGGCCCTGTGGGCCGTGTACTGGGCCTTCAAGCTGGCGACAGGCAAGGAGGGAATGGGCTATGGTGACTTCAAATTGCTGGCGGCGCTCGGTGCGTGGCTGGGCTGGACCATGTTGCCGACGATCATATTGTTGTCGTCGGTGGTCGGCGCCGTGGTCGGCATCGGCCTGATCGTGTTTGCCAAGCGGGGACGCGACAAACCGATTCCCTTCGGCCCCTACCTGGCGGCGGCAGGCCTGATCGCGCTGCTGTACGGCACGCCCCTGTCGCGGCTCACGCTGGGCCTGACCGGCTGA
- a CDS encoding DUF2867 domain-containing protein encodes MRANQNNRSPTVTHFTESVLFMTNEANKVFLIAAPAAAMSASGLTRIDFSDGYSGQGDRTYVDAEQAGRAVFAEPHRMLTWLIILRNGIVAPLGLKKSISFSDRGLGKIGMFPIISSTGTEVVVGGDDKHLDFRIWISIQPSLKGSEVTISTLVKINNLLGRVYLFIIMPFHKLLTRSLLARAVNRRDKVHRKPER; translated from the coding sequence ATGCGCGCCAATCAAAACAACCGCAGTCCGACCGTCACTCACTTTACAGAGAGCGTTTTATTCATGACAAACGAAGCAAACAAAGTCTTCCTCATTGCCGCACCGGCAGCAGCCATGTCGGCGTCAGGATTGACGCGCATTGATTTCTCCGACGGCTATTCCGGTCAGGGGGATCGAACCTACGTGGACGCCGAACAAGCGGGGCGCGCCGTGTTCGCTGAACCGCATCGCATGCTCACCTGGCTCATTATTCTGCGCAACGGAATCGTCGCACCGTTGGGACTAAAGAAAAGTATTAGCTTTAGCGATCGCGGGCTGGGCAAGATTGGCATGTTTCCGATTATTTCAAGTACGGGCACTGAAGTCGTCGTCGGTGGTGACGACAAGCATCTGGATTTTCGGATCTGGATAAGCATTCAACCGAGTCTGAAAGGATCGGAAGTGACGATTTCAACCTTGGTTAAAATAAACAATCTCTTGGGACGAGTTTATTTGTTTATCATCATGCCGTTTCATAAGCTCCTGACTCGCTCGCTGTTGGCGCGCGCGGTCAACCGGCGCGACAAGGTGCACCGTAAGCCAGAAAGGTGA
- a CDS encoding DHA2 family efflux MFS transporter permease subunit: MTSSPIKSYLPWVVATALFMEQLDSTIVNTAIPAMAASLHVTPLSLKAVVTSYILSLAVCIPISGWMADRFGTRRVFSAAVAIFTIASILCGLSVNAPMLVAARLLQGVGAAMMMPVGRLTIIRTFPKSQLLAAMNFVIIPALIGPLLGPTVGGLIVHWLSWREIFFVNVPVGLAALYLAHRYMPDYYGDKPRPLDLIGLVLFGTGIALLSWLLEIFGEHRIDGTSFAVLLFISISLLAAYAWHSSEVLHPLLRLTLFKIRTFRVSVVGGFVTRLGVGGLPFLLPLLYQLGLGLPAWQSGLLMMPSAAAAMGMKFISARVLARFGYRQVLIVNTVLIGITIAMFSQVGAGTPLYVIVAISLCMGFFNSLQFSSMNTIAYADVDKADSSMASTIASSMQQLSMSFGLAFGSLITGWYLGDMPQSDRAMLSTALHHAFLTLAALTVLSSLTFWTLRRDDGESISKGTDSDEDDAADVKAQAVVQTEVQTTKG; this comes from the coding sequence ATGACCAGTTCCCCGATTAAAAGCTACCTTCCCTGGGTGGTCGCCACCGCCCTGTTCATGGAGCAACTCGACTCCACCATCGTCAACACCGCCATTCCCGCCATGGCCGCCAGCCTGCATGTGACGCCGCTGAGCCTGAAGGCCGTCGTCACCAGCTACATCCTGAGCCTGGCCGTGTGCATTCCCATCAGCGGCTGGATGGCCGACCGCTTCGGCACGCGGCGCGTGTTTTCCGCCGCCGTTGCCATCTTTACCATCGCTTCCATCCTGTGCGGCCTGTCCGTCAATGCGCCCATGCTGGTGGCCGCGCGCCTGCTGCAAGGGGTGGGCGCGGCCATGATGATGCCGGTAGGCAGGCTCACCATCATCCGCACCTTTCCCAAGTCGCAATTGCTGGCGGCCATGAATTTCGTCATCATCCCTGCCCTGATCGGCCCCCTGCTGGGCCCCACGGTGGGAGGATTGATCGTGCACTGGCTGTCGTGGCGCGAGATTTTCTTCGTCAACGTGCCTGTCGGCCTGGCGGCGCTGTACCTGGCGCACCGCTACATGCCCGACTATTACGGCGATAAGCCCCGTCCGCTGGATCTGATCGGCCTGGTGCTGTTCGGCACGGGTATCGCGCTGCTGTCGTGGCTGTTGGAAATCTTCGGCGAACATCGCATCGACGGCACTTCGTTTGCCGTGCTGCTGTTCATCTCCATCAGCCTGCTGGCCGCGTATGCCTGGCATTCGAGCGAAGTGCTGCACCCGCTGCTGCGCCTGACCCTGTTCAAGATCCGCACCTTCCGCGTCTCGGTGGTGGGCGGCTTCGTCACGCGCCTGGGCGTGGGCGGCCTGCCCTTCCTGTTGCCGCTGCTGTACCAGCTGGGCCTGGGCTTGCCCGCCTGGCAATCGGGCTTGCTGATGATGCCGTCCGCGGCCGCCGCCATGGGCATGAAATTCATTTCCGCGCGCGTGCTGGCCCGCTTCGGCTACCGCCAGGTGCTGATCGTCAACACCGTGCTGATCGGCATCACCATCGCCATGTTTTCGCAGGTGGGCGCGGGCACGCCCCTGTACGTGATTGTCGCCATCAGTCTGTGCATGGGCTTTTTCAATTCGCTGCAGTTTTCCAGCATGAACACCATCGCGTATGCCGACGTCGACAAGGCCGATTCCAGCATGGCCAGCACCATCGCCAGCTCGATGCAGCAACTGTCGATGAGCTTTGGCCTCGCCTTCGGCTCGCTGATCACGGGCTGGTACCTGGGCGACATGCCGCAGTCGGACCGCGCCATGCTCAGTACGGCCCTGCACCACGCCTTCCTGACCCTGGCCGCGCTGACGGTGCTGTCCTCGCTGACCTTCTGGACCCTGCGCCGCGACGATGGCGAAAGCATCAGCAAGGGCACGGACAGCGACGAGGACGATGCGGCCGACGTGAAGGCCCAGGCCGTTGTGCAGACGGAAGTGCAAACCACAAAAGGCTGA
- a CDS encoding type II toxin-antitoxin system VapC family toxin has protein sequence MPMPAYLVDTDVIVAARKGSAAPAGVADFFERVAPELRYVPVQVIAQLRAGIQCSWRREAALEALALEGWLEAVLAEYAPRLLEFDLDCALVCARLHGRSHAHGVDGQIAAMGIAYGLTVVSGRLDSFAAQGLRLENPFK, from the coding sequence ATGCCTATGCCCGCCTATCTGGTCGATACGGATGTGATCGTTGCTGCGCGCAAGGGCAGTGCTGCGCCGGCGGGCGTGGCCGATTTTTTCGAGCGGGTAGCGCCGGAGTTGCGTTATGTGCCGGTGCAGGTGATCGCGCAATTGCGCGCAGGCATACAGTGCAGCTGGCGGCGCGAAGCGGCGCTGGAAGCACTGGCGCTGGAGGGCTGGCTGGAAGCCGTGCTGGCGGAATATGCGCCGCGGCTGCTGGAATTCGACCTCGATTGCGCGCTCGTGTGCGCGCGTCTGCATGGCCGTAGTCACGCGCATGGCGTCGATGGGCAGATCGCGGCGATGGGCATTGCCTATGGCTTGACGGTGGTCAGCGGCAGGCTCGACAGTTTCGCGGCGCAGGGGCTGCGCCTGGAAAATCCATTCAAATGA
- a CDS encoding TetR/AcrR family transcriptional regulator gives MRTSKAQQAKNHRLIIQTAVDLMTQHGFEGTTMKQIARAADVGDATIYKYFPTKEKLVTAYFQQAIADAVAQADKTQGQNEFSLQERLQLVIESLLEGLLADREFVGLARGMVERAPTLLLGEQLPGKPLLQQTFLQMLEQAETTGEIVPCGFKPSLAGLLADYVYGVIAYWLRDTSEQFSNTTQMVDLSLSVLVLALRSGLVDKLLELGGFMVRSQLARLMQDGNGLLDLLQLARRGLGGVRS, from the coding sequence ATGCGTACTTCCAAAGCCCAACAAGCCAAAAACCATCGGCTGATCATTCAGACCGCAGTGGACCTGATGACCCAGCATGGGTTTGAGGGCACCACGATGAAGCAGATCGCACGTGCCGCCGACGTCGGTGATGCCACCATCTACAAATACTTCCCTACCAAGGAGAAACTGGTAACCGCCTACTTTCAGCAAGCAATTGCAGACGCAGTGGCGCAGGCCGACAAGACGCAGGGACAGAACGAATTTTCGCTGCAGGAGCGCCTGCAACTGGTGATCGAGAGTCTGCTGGAAGGTTTGCTGGCCGACCGCGAATTTGTGGGTCTGGCGCGTGGCATGGTGGAGCGCGCGCCCACGCTGCTGTTGGGCGAGCAACTACCCGGCAAGCCTTTGCTCCAGCAAACCTTCCTCCAGATGCTGGAGCAGGCCGAGACGACCGGTGAAATCGTGCCTTGCGGCTTCAAGCCCAGCCTGGCCGGACTGTTGGCCGACTATGTGTACGGCGTCATTGCGTACTGGCTGCGCGACACCTCCGAGCAGTTTTCCAACACCACACAAATGGTCGATTTAAGTTTGAGCGTGCTGGTGTTAGCCTTGCGCAGCGGCCTGGTGGACAAGCTGCTGGAGCTGGGCGGTTTCATGGTGCGCAGCCAGCTGGCGCGCCTGATGCAAGACGGCAATGGCTTGCTGGATCTGCTGCAATTGGCCCGCCGCGGCTTGGGCGGGGTACGCTCATGA
- a CDS encoding ABC1 kinase family protein — MKPTTRTNKVSQLPRTGRLSRGAIVGMAVARAGLTHLGHKAKSMTRDDAKTEQARVAHEAELGRILFAALNQLKGTALKASQLLSMELGFLPEGMRQELARAHYQVTPLNRALVIKVMRQEFGQDPQALFQQFDPIAFAAASLGQVHAAIMSDGLAVAVKLQYPGMADSIGSDMRMLRSLLQAWGERSEMMPKADIIARMMDDIEQKLAEELDYLHEAQTMQWFAQHLTLPGLVIPQPVMDRTTRRVLTMQRLPGLHLNEWLLTEPDQAARDQAGQLLFDAFFHCTFVLHRLQADPHPGNYLFMPDGRLGLLDFGCTRTLAADFCQALSALWSAQLRTPADHSAMHQAYRDLGLIGPNLNEQDFCQQLLPAMAERHAWQKLPFTVAVYDFAQHPPYPRPSAEHQRQALQHLQSLPEELPYVDRAYLGLIQLLKTLGARVRTANAWIR; from the coding sequence ATGAAGCCCACGACCAGGACGAACAAGGTTTCGCAGTTGCCGCGCACCGGACGTCTTTCGCGTGGCGCGATTGTCGGCATGGCAGTGGCGCGGGCCGGGCTGACCCACCTGGGCCATAAGGCCAAGTCGATGACGCGCGACGATGCGAAAACGGAACAGGCCCGCGTGGCACATGAGGCGGAACTCGGGCGCATCCTGTTTGCCGCGTTGAACCAGCTCAAGGGCACGGCACTCAAAGCCTCGCAGCTGCTCAGCATGGAACTAGGCTTTCTACCCGAGGGCATGCGCCAGGAACTGGCCCGCGCCCACTACCAGGTTACGCCGCTGAACCGCGCGTTGGTGATCAAAGTGATGCGCCAGGAGTTTGGCCAGGATCCGCAAGCCCTGTTCCAGCAATTCGATCCGATCGCCTTTGCTGCCGCCAGTCTGGGTCAGGTCCACGCTGCCATCATGAGCGACGGTCTGGCAGTGGCCGTCAAACTACAATACCCCGGAATGGCGGACTCCATTGGCAGCGACATGCGTATGCTGCGCAGCCTGCTGCAAGCCTGGGGGGAACGCTCGGAGATGATGCCCAAAGCCGATATCATCGCGCGCATGATGGATGACATCGAACAGAAACTGGCCGAGGAACTGGACTATTTGCACGAGGCACAGACCATGCAATGGTTTGCACAGCATCTCACGCTGCCGGGCCTGGTGATCCCCCAGCCGGTAATGGACCGCACCACACGCCGCGTGCTGACCATGCAACGCCTGCCGGGACTGCATCTCAACGAATGGTTGCTGACCGAACCCGATCAAGCCGCACGTGATCAGGCTGGTCAGTTGCTGTTTGACGCCTTCTTTCATTGCACCTTTGTGCTGCACCGCTTGCAAGCCGACCCGCATCCGGGCAACTATCTGTTCATGCCGGACGGCCGACTGGGCCTGCTGGACTTTGGCTGCACCCGCACGCTGGCCGCTGACTTTTGCCAAGCGCTCAGCGCGCTTTGGTCGGCACAGTTGCGCACCCCGGCGGACCACAGTGCCATGCATCAGGCCTATCGGGACTTGGGCCTGATTGGGCCGAATCTGAATGAGCAGGACTTTTGCCAGCAACTGCTGCCGGCAATGGCCGAGCGGCATGCCTGGCAGAAGTTGCCGTTTACCGTGGCGGTGTATGACTTTGCGCAACACCCGCCATACCCACGTCCATCAGCCGAGCATCAGCGCCAGGCACTTCAGCACCTGCAGTCCTTGCCGGAGGAACTGCCCTACGTAGACCGGGCCTATTTAGGTCTGATCCAGCTTCTCAAAACCCTCGGTGCACGTGTGCGCACCGCCAACGCCTGGATTCGTTAA